One Candidatus Binatia bacterium genomic window carries:
- the rny gene encoding ribonuclease Y, translating into MEFYFLIGLAVGVIAALAFEFVRLRRSSAARAAQVAEATRLVEEAKGEAGRIVREAELKGKELLVQAQAEAEQLSKERRRELQQLEKRLAQREETLDRRGDQLDRRDAELDRREERLREKEMALEHQTQQCQQLLEQARQQLERVAGLTREEAKQMLVEQMTEEARHEAARRIRVIEEEARAEAERRAKKIVSIAIERLAGDFAAERTVSVIHLPNDEMKGRIIGREGRNIRAIEAATGVDLIIDDTPESVIVSCHNPIRREIARIALEKLISDGRIHPGRIEEVVRRAEQELEESIREAGQKALLEVGIHGVHPELVKLLGMLKYRYSYAQNVLAHSIEAAFICGAMAAELGLNEKQARRAALLHDIGKALTHEVEGSHAIIGADIARRYGESAKIVNAIAAHHEEVKAETILAPLVDAADALSGARPGARREMLESYVKRLEDLERITNSFKGVEKSFAVQAGREIRIIVEPRTVSDELVPVLARDIARKIENEMTYPGQIKVTVIRETRASDVAR; encoded by the coding sequence GTGGAATTCTACTTTTTGATCGGGCTGGCGGTTGGTGTCATCGCGGCCCTGGCATTTGAGTTTGTACGATTACGGCGCTCCTCGGCTGCGCGGGCCGCGCAAGTGGCCGAGGCGACACGTCTTGTGGAGGAGGCGAAGGGTGAGGCAGGTCGGATCGTTCGCGAGGCAGAGCTTAAAGGCAAAGAGCTTTTGGTTCAGGCGCAGGCCGAGGCAGAGCAGCTATCCAAGGAGAGGCGGCGAGAACTGCAGCAGTTGGAAAAGCGATTGGCGCAGCGTGAGGAGACGTTGGACCGGCGGGGGGACCAACTGGACCGACGCGACGCTGAACTGGATCGGCGGGAAGAACGGTTGCGCGAAAAGGAAATGGCGTTGGAGCACCAGACGCAGCAATGTCAGCAGCTTTTGGAACAGGCGCGCCAACAGCTTGAACGGGTAGCCGGCCTCACGCGTGAGGAGGCCAAGCAGATGCTCGTGGAGCAGATGACCGAAGAGGCTCGCCATGAGGCTGCGCGGCGGATACGTGTCATTGAGGAAGAAGCACGGGCTGAAGCTGAAAGGCGAGCAAAAAAAATTGTGTCCATCGCCATTGAGCGGCTCGCGGGTGATTTTGCTGCGGAGCGGACTGTTTCAGTCATTCATCTACCGAACGATGAAATGAAGGGTCGCATTATTGGTCGTGAAGGGCGGAACATTCGTGCGATCGAAGCGGCTACCGGCGTTGATTTAATTATCGATGATACACCCGAATCGGTGATCGTCTCGTGCCACAACCCAATTCGCCGTGAGATTGCAAGAATTGCGCTGGAGAAACTCATTTCCGATGGCCGGATTCACCCCGGGCGGATCGAGGAAGTGGTCCGCCGTGCGGAACAAGAGCTGGAGGAGAGCATTCGTGAAGCGGGCCAGAAAGCACTGTTGGAGGTGGGCATCCACGGCGTACACCCTGAGTTGGTGAAGCTTCTGGGAATGCTGAAGTATCGTTACAGCTACGCGCAGAACGTTTTGGCACACTCCATTGAAGCGGCATTCATTTGTGGCGCGATGGCCGCGGAACTTGGGCTGAACGAGAAGCAGGCTCGCCGGGCGGCGTTGCTTCACGACATCGGTAAGGCGCTGACGCATGAGGTCGAGGGTTCTCACGCAATCATTGGTGCTGACATAGCGCGCCGTTATGGCGAGTCCGCGAAAATCGTGAATGCCATTGCGGCCCACCATGAGGAGGTGAAGGCAGAAACGATCCTGGCTCCATTGGTGGACGCTGCCGATGCATTGTCCGGAGCCCGGCCTGGGGCGCGGCGCGAGATGTTGGAGAGCTACGTGAAACGGTTAGAAGACTTGGAGCGGATTACGAACTCGTTCAAGGGAGTAGAGAAGTCGTTTGCTGTGCAAGCAGGTCGGGAAATACGGATTATCGTTGAACCCCGCACGGTGAGCGATGAGCTGGTTCCCGTCCTGGCGCGGGATATTGCTCGAAAGATTGAGAACGAGATGACATATCCTGGCCAGATCAAAGTAACTGTGATCCGGGAGACCCGAGCGAGTGACGTAGCGCGGTGA